Proteins encoded in a region of the Haloarcula sp. CBA1129 genome:
- a CDS encoding cold-shock protein, whose product MATGTVDFFNDTGGYGFIDTEDSDEDVFFHMEDIDGPDLEEGQEVEFEIEQADKGPRAKNLTRL is encoded by the coding sequence ATGGCGACCGGTACGGTAGACTTCTTCAACGACACAGGCGGTTACGGTTTCATCGATACCGAAGACTCCGACGAGGACGTCTTCTTCCACATGGAGGACATCGACGGTCCTGACCTCGAGGAGGGGCAAGAAGTGGAATTCGAGATTGAGCAGGCCGACAAAGGCCCGCGCGCGAAAAACCTCACGCGGCTGTAA
- the uppS gene encoding polyprenyl diphosphate synthase codes for MYTTMLSRGKRLGYAAYERLLQWELSGTPDHVAVIMDGNRRYAEKQGAKKQEGHKEGAQTTEALLNWCDELGVREVTLYTFSTENFDRDPEEREHIFDLVEQKLRTFADADRVHEAGVCIRAIGETEMLPERVRDAIDYAEGRTAQYDQLNLNIALAYGGRAELLGAARDVAAAVEDGTLDPTDVSADTIEARLYEGPTRDVDLIVRTGGDERTSNFLPWHANGNEAATFFCTPYWPEFRKVDFLRAIRTYQNREQSWRTTRAERSLALVRAIEQSELPTAKRMLGRFRDALPSTERKQVDEEYDLAD; via the coding sequence ATGTATACAACGATGCTATCGAGGGGGAAGCGACTGGGATATGCGGCCTATGAGCGATTGCTCCAGTGGGAACTGTCAGGGACGCCCGACCACGTCGCAGTCATCATGGACGGGAACCGAAGATACGCTGAAAAGCAGGGTGCAAAAAAACAGGAGGGTCACAAAGAGGGGGCCCAGACGACGGAGGCACTGCTGAACTGGTGCGACGAGCTCGGCGTCCGGGAAGTAACGCTGTACACATTCTCGACGGAGAATTTCGACCGCGACCCCGAGGAGCGCGAGCACATCTTCGACCTCGTCGAGCAGAAGCTCCGGACGTTTGCCGACGCCGACCGAGTTCACGAGGCCGGCGTGTGTATCCGCGCCATCGGCGAGACGGAGATGCTTCCCGAGCGGGTTCGTGATGCTATCGACTACGCCGAAGGGCGAACCGCTCAGTACGACCAGCTCAACCTCAACATCGCGCTGGCCTACGGTGGCCGGGCCGAACTGCTCGGCGCGGCCCGCGATGTCGCCGCTGCCGTCGAGGACGGGACTCTCGACCCGACAGACGTCTCAGCGGACACCATCGAAGCGCGACTCTACGAGGGGCCGACCCGCGATGTCGATCTCATCGTTCGGACCGGCGGCGACGAGCGCACCTCGAACTTCCTGCCGTGGCACGCTAACGGCAACGAGGCCGCCACGTTCTTCTGTACCCCCTACTGGCCCGAGTTCCGGAAAGTCGATTTCCTGCGGGCGATTCGAACCTATCAGAACCGAGAACAGTCTTGGCGGACGACCCGTGCCGAGCGGTCGCTCGCACTGGTTCGTGCCATCGAACAGTCGGAGCTACCGACGGCCAAACGGATGCTCGGACGGTTCCGCGACGCGCTCCCGAGCACCGAGCGCAAGCAGGTCGACGAAGAGTACGACCTCGCGGACTGA
- a CDS encoding undecaprenyl diphosphate synthase family protein, with protein sequence MGLYDRYLATRVRRSDADLPETVALVITERDLLGDGAYRTLERFFDWAVQYGTDTVVVYVSVLDEEAIPTLQRELESVTAPREIAVRVPNDETTADAPIQISIGLGGQSEFATAVQKLAESVDTGALDPADIDETAVEEHLVFPTDPDLVIKTGAERLSDFMIWQSVYSELYFTDVNWQNFRLRDYLRALRDYQERQRRFGR encoded by the coding sequence GTGGGACTATACGACCGATATCTCGCAACGCGCGTTCGGCGCAGCGACGCCGACCTGCCCGAGACGGTCGCGCTGGTGATTACGGAGCGGGACCTGCTGGGAGACGGTGCCTACAGGACGTTAGAGCGGTTCTTCGACTGGGCGGTCCAGTACGGTACCGATACCGTCGTCGTCTACGTGAGCGTCCTCGATGAGGAGGCGATTCCGACACTCCAGCGCGAACTCGAAAGCGTCACCGCGCCACGGGAGATAGCGGTCAGAGTACCGAACGACGAGACGACGGCCGACGCGCCGATTCAGATCTCGATCGGTCTCGGCGGACAGTCGGAGTTCGCAACGGCCGTCCAGAAGCTCGCCGAAAGCGTCGATACCGGTGCTCTCGATCCAGCTGACATAGACGAGACTGCGGTCGAAGAGCATCTGGTCTTCCCGACCGATCCGGATCTCGTCATCAAAACCGGGGCCGAGCGGCTCTCCGATTTCATGATCTGGCAGTCCGTGTACTCGGAACTGTACTTCACCGACGTGAACTGGCAGAACTTCCGGCTGCGGGATTACTTGCGGGCGTTACGGGATTATCAAGAGCGCCAGCGGCGATTCGGCCGCTAG
- a CDS encoding DUF92 domain-containing protein, protein MTGTVRRAGAFAAVGTLAVAVPAATGFRSLELATVAAIAPFVLVAALGVTVIGQDSRLFDLFARPGDYEDGKLYGLTAFSLAAAGLALLAVRFSLPVPVFVGVVVIVAYGNLGQRLAYTVRSDEVVATAGFVLVGFVAGVTGQVLGTRIQAAVGEGAAAVDLPLVLFLAASGAFVAALLRSVLFERDDPLVMLTVGLLLWLFFELDPSVTAQRVVIALAVTVLLGYLSYALDTASLPGMLTGVLLAFLTIVLGGFGWFAMLISFFGLGGLSTKYRYDEKLDRGIAEENEGARGSGNVLANSIVALFAVVAAAASPSHTAVDPLLFFYAFAGAVAAAMTDTFSSEFGGLYDNPRLITTLRPVEPGTDGGVTWQGVAAGAVGAGIIAGIAALTQNIGTVGGGVILLCGLVGMTVDSLLGATVEGSVVGNQGVNMLATLAAALTGAGVVLAVGLL, encoded by the coding sequence GTGACTGGCACAGTCCGTCGGGCAGGCGCGTTCGCCGCCGTGGGGACCCTCGCGGTCGCCGTCCCGGCCGCAACGGGCTTTCGCTCGCTCGAACTCGCGACTGTCGCCGCTATCGCACCCTTCGTCCTCGTCGCCGCGCTCGGCGTGACGGTCATCGGACAGGACTCGCGGCTGTTCGACCTGTTCGCCCGCCCCGGTGACTACGAGGACGGGAAACTGTACGGCCTCACGGCCTTCTCGCTTGCCGCTGCCGGCCTCGCGTTGCTTGCCGTCCGATTCAGTCTGCCGGTGCCGGTGTTTGTCGGCGTCGTCGTCATCGTCGCCTACGGGAACCTCGGTCAGCGGCTCGCGTACACTGTTCGCTCCGACGAGGTGGTCGCAACCGCGGGCTTCGTCCTCGTCGGCTTCGTTGCCGGCGTCACGGGACAGGTGCTCGGAACACGGATTCAGGCCGCTGTCGGCGAGGGAGCGGCTGCTGTCGATCTCCCGCTCGTGCTGTTTCTCGCCGCCAGCGGCGCGTTTGTCGCCGCGCTGCTTCGCTCGGTGCTGTTCGAGCGGGACGACCCGCTGGTGATGCTCACCGTGGGACTGCTGCTGTGGCTGTTTTTCGAACTCGACCCGTCGGTGACGGCACAGCGCGTCGTCATCGCACTTGCCGTGACAGTCCTGCTCGGATACCTTTCCTACGCACTTGACACCGCGTCTCTCCCGGGGATGCTCACCGGCGTCCTCCTCGCGTTTTTGACCATCGTACTCGGCGGGTTCGGCTGGTTCGCGATGTTGATCTCCTTCTTCGGGCTCGGTGGGCTCTCGACCAAGTATCGGTACGACGAGAAACTCGACCGCGGCATCGCAGAGGAAAACGAGGGCGCACGCGGGAGCGGAAACGTGCTCGCGAACTCTATCGTCGCACTGTTCGCCGTCGTCGCCGCGGCGGCGAGTCCGAGCCATACCGCCGTCGACCCGCTGCTGTTCTTCTACGCCTTCGCCGGGGCCGTCGCCGCCGCGATGACCGATACGTTCTCCAGTGAGTTCGGCGGGCTCTACGACAACCCGCGGCTCATCACGACGCTCAGACCCGTCGAACCGGGTACTGATGGTGGCGTCACATGGCAGGGCGTGGCTGCCGGGGCCGTCGGCGCGGGCATCATCGCCGGCATCGCCGCGCTCACCCAGAACATCGGGACGGTCGGCGGCGGCGTCATCCTCCTGTGCGGGCTGGTCGGCATGACCGTCGACAGCCTGCTGGGGGCGACCGTCGAGGGCTCGGTCGTCGGCAATCAGGGCGTCAACATGCTTGCGACGCTGGCGGCCGCTTTGACCGGTGCCGGTGTCGTGCTGGCCGTCGGTCTCCTATGA
- a CDS encoding N-acetyltransferase, which yields MIRKARSEDEATLRAIQTNALDEPWPELLGVGINGPPLVLVLDIGEPVGYALVVPDHPVAYLAEFAVTPGKQGQGLGTTLMDGLLERLRAGGFETVRLTARADDGRVRSFYDGFEFSVADELPDHYDDGDGVLLVRDL from the coding sequence ATGATCCGCAAGGCCCGCTCCGAAGACGAAGCCACCCTCCGGGCTATCCAGACGAACGCGCTCGACGAGCCGTGGCCGGAACTGCTCGGCGTTGGAATCAACGGCCCGCCGCTCGTGCTGGTGCTCGATATCGGTGAGCCGGTCGGCTACGCGCTGGTGGTTCCGGACCACCCGGTCGCGTACTTGGCGGAGTTCGCCGTCACGCCCGGAAAACAAGGTCAGGGCCTCGGAACGACACTGATGGACGGGCTGCTGGAGAGACTCCGGGCTGGTGGATTCGAAACGGTCAGACTCACCGCGCGCGCTGACGACGGGCGGGTCCGTTCCTTCTACGATGGGTTCGAGTTCTCGGTCGCCGACGAACTACCCGACCACTACGACGACGGCGACGGCGTGTTGCTCGTTCGGGACCTCTAG
- the dnaG gene encoding DNA primase DnaG — translation MQDTAKYLIHADITAAGVVERSDVVGAVFGQTEGLLGDELDLRDLQDSKKVGRIDVEIRSEGGQSFGEITVASGLDRVETAILAAALETIEQVGPCRAEIEVSEIEDVRSAKRREVVERATELLNDFEEKSIQTADIVETVRQQVRVADVTDYEGLPAGPRVADSDAIVVVEGRSDVMQLLKYGIKNAVAVEGTNVPDAIADLTAGRTVTSFLDGDRGGDLILKELAQVGDVDYVAVTPSDKSVEDLSRSEVMSALRDKVPYETVASAKSLDSIREEMSHAGESTTADGGAVAAAMSEDTADSQPTPGEQTGSAQAETTDGETNVTDGSNATAVADAATDEDTTESGDEPPIPSLSDHIEAVIQNHSGTVRLVDEDATLLAEGDADAVVSLLESAADVPKTVVIDADCSQKLLDVAAQRGVDVVVAGGHGEYVKQPTAVHVRIEG, via the coding sequence ATGCAAGATACGGCGAAATATCTGATACATGCCGACATCACGGCGGCGGGGGTCGTCGAGCGCAGCGACGTCGTCGGCGCGGTGTTCGGCCAGACGGAAGGGCTGCTCGGCGACGAATTGGACCTGCGGGACCTACAGGACTCAAAGAAGGTCGGCCGCATCGACGTGGAGATCCGCTCCGAAGGTGGCCAGTCCTTCGGCGAGATTACCGTCGCGAGCGGCCTCGATAGAGTCGAAACAGCGATTCTCGCCGCGGCACTGGAGACCATCGAACAGGTGGGACCGTGTCGCGCCGAGATCGAGGTCTCGGAAATCGAGGACGTCCGCAGCGCAAAGCGGCGTGAAGTCGTCGAGCGCGCGACGGAACTGCTGAACGACTTCGAGGAGAAATCCATCCAGACTGCGGACATCGTCGAGACGGTCAGACAACAGGTCCGGGTCGCCGACGTGACCGACTACGAGGGACTCCCGGCCGGCCCGCGGGTGGCCGACTCCGACGCGATTGTCGTCGTCGAAGGCCGCTCGGACGTGATGCAACTACTCAAATACGGAATCAAGAACGCCGTCGCAGTCGAGGGCACAAATGTCCCCGACGCCATCGCCGACCTGACGGCCGGTCGGACGGTGACTTCGTTCCTCGATGGTGACCGTGGTGGAGACCTCATTCTGAAGGAACTCGCGCAGGTCGGCGACGTGGACTACGTCGCTGTCACTCCCAGCGACAAGTCCGTCGAGGATCTCTCGCGTAGCGAGGTGATGTCGGCGCTGCGGGACAAGGTCCCCTACGAGACGGTCGCAAGCGCCAAGAGCCTCGACAGCATCCGCGAGGAGATGTCCCATGCCGGGGAATCGACGACCGCTGATGGCGGTGCCGTGGCGGCCGCGATGTCTGAGGATACCGCCGACAGCCAGCCGACCCCCGGGGAACAGACCGGGTCGGCGCAGGCCGAAACAACCGATGGCGAGACGAACGTCACGGACGGCTCGAATGCGACCGCGGTAGCGGATGCAGCAACCGACGAGGATACGACCGAGAGCGGCGACGAACCGCCCATCCCCTCGCTTTCGGACCACATCGAAGCTGTTATCCAGAACCACAGCGGGACGGTCAGGCTGGTCGACGAGGACGCGACGCTACTCGCGGAGGGCGACGCCGATGCCGTTGTTTCGTTGCTAGAATCCGCTGCGGACGTTCCCAAGACCGTCGTCATCGATGCCGATTGCTCACAGAAACTCCTCGACGTCGCTGCACAACGCGGCGTCGATGTTGTCGTCGCTGGCGGCCACGGCGAGTACGTCAAACAGCCGACAGCCGTTCACGTTCGCATCGAGGGCTAG
- a CDS encoding sugar phosphate isomerase/epimerase, which translates to MRTAIQLWTLRDLRERLSDVLGRIAAAGYDGVEFAGIGDPGASRRALDETGLGIAGVHVQLEDLQSDPRTVRNQVRTLDAPYLVLPYLDDDHFASESAIESTATLLGMLAADFDRPLLYHNHDHEFVPLGDGTAFDALVDQTSIGFEFDAGWAHAAGQDPVALIRRLDGRVPVVHLKDMTEDGEPTALGEGVVPLQAVVDAARGAGTEWLVFEHDDPENPVDAIQSGIDGMRPLLE; encoded by the coding sequence ATGCGAACAGCGATACAGCTCTGGACGCTTCGAGACCTCCGGGAACGCCTCTCGGACGTGCTCGGCCGCATCGCCGCCGCCGGCTACGACGGCGTGGAGTTCGCCGGCATTGGTGATCCCGGTGCGTCCCGGCGCGCGCTCGACGAAACGGGACTCGGCATTGCTGGCGTCCACGTCCAACTGGAAGACCTGCAGTCCGACCCTCGAACCGTTCGCAATCAGGTCCGGACGCTCGACGCGCCGTACCTCGTCCTCCCGTATCTCGACGACGACCACTTCGCAAGCGAGAGCGCCATCGAGTCGACGGCGACGCTACTTGGCATGCTTGCGGCGGATTTCGACCGGCCGCTGCTGTATCACAACCACGACCACGAGTTTGTCCCGCTCGGCGACGGCACCGCCTTCGACGCGCTCGTCGACCAGACATCGATTGGCTTCGAGTTCGACGCCGGCTGGGCGCACGCGGCAGGTCAAGACCCTGTCGCACTGATCCGGCGACTCGACGGGCGCGTTCCCGTCGTCCACCTCAAAGATATGACTGAGGACGGGGAGCCGACGGCGCTCGGCGAGGGTGTCGTCCCGCTTCAGGCCGTGGTCGATGCGGCCCGCGGGGCCGGAACCGAATGGCTCGTTTTCGAACATGACGACCCCGAGAATCCAGTCGACGCCATCCAGTCCGGTATCGACGGCATGCGTCCATTGCTGGAGTGA
- a CDS encoding tRNA-binding protein — MGFTETEIDPARFLEDVEMRIGEIVNVEPFPEARKDVYKLDVDFGDETRQSAAGLTDVYDPEELLGSQVVAVVNLGTVSIAGFESECLVTGVDSEDGVVHLAPEREVEPGTRVY, encoded by the coding sequence ATGGGATTCACGGAAACCGAAATCGACCCCGCACGGTTCCTCGAAGATGTAGAGATGCGCATCGGCGAAATCGTCAACGTCGAGCCGTTCCCCGAAGCGCGCAAGGACGTGTACAAACTCGACGTGGACTTCGGCGACGAGACGCGCCAGTCCGCGGCGGGACTGACCGACGTGTACGACCCGGAGGAACTGCTCGGTTCACAGGTCGTCGCCGTCGTCAACCTCGGCACGGTCTCTATCGCCGGCTTCGAGAGCGAGTGTCTGGTCACCGGCGTCGACAGTGAGGACGGCGTCGTCCATCTGGCCCCCGAGCGGGAGGTCGAGCCGGGGACCCGCGTGTATTGA
- a CDS encoding DUF3311 domain-containing protein, whose product MSTGRAVGWTVVALVLMALAVPWFLWDTSGIAAGLPVWLWWHIGWMALASVVFAVFARTDWGLGVEEVG is encoded by the coding sequence ATGAGTACGGGCAGGGCCGTCGGGTGGACAGTCGTCGCGCTCGTGTTGATGGCGCTGGCAGTCCCGTGGTTCCTCTGGGACACCAGCGGGATTGCGGCTGGACTACCTGTGTGGCTGTGGTGGCACATCGGGTGGATGGCGCTCGCGAGCGTCGTCTTCGCCGTCTTCGCGCGCACCGACTGGGGCCTCGGTGTCGAGGAGGTGGGCTGA
- a CDS encoding sodium:solute symporter, which produces MADTALQLGIVGAYMVVALAVGAVAYRLTDRTAEDYYLASRTLGTVVLLFTTFATLLSAFTFFGGPNLAFSAGPEWILVMGLMDGVIFAVLWYVLGYKQWLVGKRHGYVTLGEMLGDRFGSTALRVVVAAVSLFWLFPYVMLQQKGAGQAIVGLTNGTVPFWVGAGGITLFMVLYVALSGMRGVAWTDTLQGLFMLSLVWVAVAWVLSAVGGAGEATALLATEKPAFVGLGGGLYTPQYIISTAVSIAFGVTMFPQINQRFFAAGSKKVLKRTFALWPVLVLLLFVPAFMLGAWAAGLGVTVPEGGNVIPALLGEYTPTWFTALVIAGAMAAMMSSSDSMLLSGSSYLTRDLYRPLTGRDDASDERTDRREGLVARVGVVAFATLSFVASLYTPGTLVQIGDTAFSGFAQLTVPVALALYWQGTTRSGMYAGVVGSQVFYGLHVFPVLSTIGGLVGLNIALPTAYMGWTPGVVGILVGLVLTVAISLVTAPAATENRTAYAVTGLESD; this is translated from the coding sequence ATGGCCGACACCGCGCTCCAGTTGGGCATCGTCGGCGCGTACATGGTCGTCGCGCTCGCGGTGGGAGCCGTTGCCTATCGGCTCACCGACCGGACCGCCGAGGACTACTACCTCGCGAGCCGAACGCTGGGCACGGTTGTCCTGCTGTTCACGACATTTGCGACGCTGCTATCGGCCTTTACCTTCTTCGGCGGCCCGAACCTCGCGTTCAGCGCCGGCCCCGAATGGATACTCGTGATGGGGCTGATGGACGGCGTCATCTTCGCCGTCCTCTGGTACGTGCTGGGGTACAAGCAGTGGCTGGTCGGCAAGCGCCACGGCTACGTCACGCTCGGAGAGATGCTGGGCGACCGGTTCGGATCGACGGCACTCCGCGTTGTCGTCGCCGCCGTGAGCCTGTTCTGGCTGTTTCCGTACGTGATGCTCCAGCAGAAGGGAGCGGGGCAGGCCATCGTCGGCCTCACGAACGGCACGGTCCCGTTCTGGGTCGGGGCCGGCGGTATCACACTGTTCATGGTTCTCTACGTCGCGCTCTCGGGGATGCGCGGCGTCGCTTGGACCGACACGCTTCAGGGATTGTTCATGCTCTCGCTGGTCTGGGTCGCCGTCGCTTGGGTCCTCTCGGCCGTCGGCGGCGCGGGTGAGGCGACGGCGCTGTTAGCAACGGAGAAGCCCGCCTTCGTCGGTCTCGGCGGCGGCCTCTACACGCCGCAGTACATCATCTCGACCGCGGTCAGCATCGCCTTCGGCGTGACGATGTTCCCCCAGATCAACCAACGCTTCTTCGCCGCCGGGTCGAAGAAGGTGCTCAAACGTACGTTCGCGCTCTGGCCGGTGCTCGTGCTCCTCCTGTTCGTGCCGGCGTTTATGCTCGGCGCGTGGGCGGCCGGCCTCGGCGTGACGGTACCGGAGGGCGGCAACGTCATCCCGGCGCTGCTGGGCGAGTACACGCCGACGTGGTTCACCGCGCTGGTCATCGCCGGCGCGATGGCCGCGATGATGTCCTCCAGCGACTCCATGCTGCTGTCGGGGTCGTCGTACCTGACGCGGGACCTCTACCGGCCGCTGACCGGCCGCGACGACGCTAGCGACGAGCGGACCGACCGCCGTGAGGGGCTTGTCGCCCGCGTCGGCGTCGTCGCCTTCGCCACGCTGTCGTTCGTTGCGAGCCTCTACACGCCGGGAACGCTGGTCCAAATCGGCGATACCGCATTCAGCGGCTTCGCACAATTGACGGTTCCCGTCGCACTCGCGCTGTACTGGCAGGGGACGACGCGCTCGGGGATGTACGCCGGCGTGGTCGGCAGTCAGGTGTTCTACGGCCTGCACGTCTTCCCGGTACTTTCGACGATTGGGGGACTGGTCGGCCTCAACATCGCCCTGCCGACGGCGTACATGGGCTGGACACCCGGCGTCGTCGGCATTCTGGTCGGCCTCGTGCTGACGGTCGCCATCTCGCTGGTGACGGCCCCCGCTGCGACCGAGAATCGCACCGCCTACGCCGTCACCGGTCTCGAAAGCGACTGA
- a CDS encoding DUF2892 domain-containing protein, with protein MDSDQNVGGRDRLIRAVLAVVLTIVSLRWLRSGKRKRGLLAGVGALGLGFNASTGYCGFNDTLDIDTAADDDDVFAPSDADDDSATDEPADVSVDFTSSDDEASNGHASGTLTCAVCADPIVPGERRGPNEDGAIVHESCE; from the coding sequence ATGGACTCCGATCAAAACGTTGGCGGTCGCGACCGCCTGATCCGAGCGGTGCTGGCAGTCGTCCTGACAATCGTCTCCCTGCGCTGGCTTCGCAGCGGGAAGCGCAAGCGCGGGCTGCTGGCCGGTGTCGGCGCGCTCGGTCTGGGATTCAACGCCTCAACGGGGTACTGTGGATTCAACGACACGCTCGACATCGATACGGCGGCCGATGACGACGACGTGTTCGCGCCGAGCGACGCGGACGACGACTCGGCGACCGACGAGCCGGCCGACGTGAGCGTTGACTTCACCTCGTCCGACGATGAGGCCTCGAACGGCCACGCCAGCGGTACGCTGACCTGCGCCGTCTGTGCGGACCCCATCGTTCCCGGAGAGCGCCGCGGACCGAACGAGGACGGCGCTATCGTGCACGAGAGCTGCGAGTAA
- a CDS encoding DUF6293 family protein: MQTHIVPVGFDYDRLIAPLVREQLDVDRVILLEGAVGSEANVEYSRNLAEKLEKDYQNLLGAETERFVVADVYDYDEAFEQAFELINAELDAGSEVWVNVSAMPRTVSFAFATAAHSIMVEREGDRDRIHTYYTVPEKYLETELAEELRKQIDMLEDMRTGEEVDERVDERLETARDLLSEFDERGTTIGAKEIDGSHIVELPVASFSNVKPFEEVILFTLGEHGEFESVSELAQQLARDMGEEYTDSFRSKVIYNVDRLGPGGKGYIEQEDHGKSYRTTLSRIGQLWVRAHSAEDRDHREPDLP; this comes from the coding sequence ATGCAGACCCACATCGTCCCGGTCGGGTTCGACTACGACCGGCTCATCGCGCCGCTCGTGCGCGAGCAACTCGACGTTGACCGCGTCATCCTGCTCGAAGGGGCGGTCGGCAGCGAGGCCAACGTCGAGTACTCGCGCAACCTCGCCGAGAAGCTCGAGAAGGACTACCAGAACCTGCTCGGAGCGGAAACCGAGCGATTCGTCGTCGCCGACGTGTACGACTACGACGAGGCCTTCGAGCAGGCCTTCGAACTCATCAACGCCGAACTCGATGCGGGCAGCGAGGTGTGGGTCAACGTCTCCGCGATGCCCCGAACCGTCTCGTTTGCCTTCGCGACTGCGGCCCACTCGATCATGGTCGAGCGCGAGGGCGACCGGGACCGAATCCACACCTACTACACGGTCCCCGAGAAGTATCTGGAGACTGAGCTCGCGGAGGAACTGCGCAAGCAAATCGACATGCTAGAGGACATGCGCACGGGCGAAGAAGTCGACGAGCGGGTCGACGAGCGACTCGAAACCGCACGGGACCTGCTGTCGGAGTTCGACGAGCGCGGGACGACCATCGGCGCGAAGGAGATCGACGGCTCCCACATCGTCGAACTCCCGGTCGCCTCCTTCTCGAACGTCAAGCCCTTCGAGGAGGTCATCCTCTTTACGCTCGGCGAACACGGCGAGTTCGAGTCCGTCTCCGAACTGGCCCAGCAACTGGCCCGGGACATGGGCGAGGAGTACACAGACTCATTCCGCTCGAAGGTCATCTACAACGTCGACCGGCTCGGCCCCGGCGGGAAGGGGTACATCGAGCAGGAGGATCACGGGAAATCCTACCGGACGACACTCTCGCGCATCGGGCAACTGTGGGTCCGCGCCCACTCTGCCGAGGACCGCGATCACCGCGAGCCTGACCTGCCGTAG